A single genomic interval of Coccidioides posadasii str. Silveira chromosome 1, complete sequence harbors:
- the CDC42 gene encoding Rho GTPase (EggNog:ENOG410PH0N~COG:Z~BUSCO:13456at33183), protein MVVATIKCVVVGDGAVGKTCLLISYTTNKFPSEYVPTVFDNYAVTVMIGDEPYTLGLFDTAGQEDYDRLRPLSYPQTDVFLVCFSVTSPASFENVREKWFPEVRHHCPGVPCLIVGTQTDLRDDPAVREKLSKQKMAPVRKEDGERMARELGAVKYVECSALTQYKLKDVFDEAIVAALEPPSTRKKSRVCKIL, encoded by the exons ATGGTTGTTGCTACTATCAA ATGTGTTGTCGTTGGGGATGGAGCTGTCGGAAAGACATGTCTGTTGATCTCATATACTACAAACAAGTTTCCTTCTGAATATGTTCCCACTGTTTTCGATAATTATGCAGTGACTGTGAT GATTGGAGACGAACCGTATACTCTCGGCCTTTTCGATACTGCCGGCCAGGAGGATTATGATCGTCTTCGTCCGCTCTCCTATCCCCAAACCGATGTCTTCCTCGTTTGTTTCTCCGTGACTTCTCCTGCGTCATTCGAGAACGTCCGCGAGAAATGGTTTCCGGAAGTCCGTCATCACTGTCCCGGGGTCCCTTGCTTGATTGTTGGTACCCAAACTGACTTACGCGATGACCCTGCTGTTCGTGAGAAACTCTCAAAACAGAAGATGGCTCCCGTTCGCAAAGAAGACGGAGAGCGCATGGCAAGGGAACTTGGAGCGGTCAAATACGTCGAATGCTCTGCACTCACTCAGTACAAGCTCAAGGACGTCTTCGATGAG GCCATCGTTGCTGCCCTTGAGCCCCCAAGCACCCGCAAGAAGTCTCGCGTTTGCAAGATTCTGTAA